The DNA sequence GGCAGCTCGGCATGCGGGGCCTTCAGGCTGTTTCTGAGGCTGAATGGGACCTGAGAGCTCCATGAACGGCATGGGAGGTCGCTGCCAGGTCAAACCAAGACTCCTGCAGATTTGCGAGTCAATGACTAAAACTCTGTCCACCAGTTGCTTCACTTCTTCATCAATTGTCAGCCACATCTGCTCAAATTTCCTGGCATTTGCGACTGCCAGGTGCCTGCAGGAAGTTAAGGAGGGGTGGACGTGTATAGAAAAGAAGACAGTCTCACAGTATGTCATTGTTACTTTGACTCCTTAAGGGGAGACAAGGCAGGTGAATAGGGTATTTTTTTAAcgtatagatatcaccatgaaacttccccagtttggtatagacattaagacaatattttttttgcattacacgTTTCTGAAATCTAATCGCAAATGAGGAACTCATTTAACATGCTAATATTGctaatatattatattcatatgTTTCCAGgatataaatctgaacattggatggGAGCTTTCTAACGATGCCTGTGATGACAAGGTTTAGGAGAAGTCTACAAAATATAGCAAAATATACACCTAAATTtatgttttggatgttttctttcaaatatTCTGGAAAGAAGATATGTTAAGGgagaaaaatagctcaaaacctcaaaattgaccagtgcatgagaaaacagttttgttttttgcttgtaGTGCCTCACCTTAAAAATCCAACGGCCtggacaacttttttttaatacattgtaGATACTGCTATCATATGACCTAAGAAATACATCTgtaccaaccatgtcatgaCATTTTACTGGGAAGTGGGctaaaaaaaccctctttcaGGCTATGATTTATGTTAATATCTACAGTTTAGGGCATTTTTCTAATGCagtatgtgttgttttgtttcttaacAGTcatggaattgcataaatttgGTATAACTGAGCCCAACTGTATTCCTGTGTGACGATGTAAGTCCTCATAGTAacatttcattgtagtgagaccattttttaaaaacttgatctcactgtataaataaaacctGCTGGAGAGAGTTCAGAGGATCTATGGATTTCCATATTGACAATAAAGGGGTTTCCAGAACAGgactagcaaaaaaacaaattacagcGTGGATTTCTTTTATCGTGTTCCTCAAGGTCCTTGTGTCTAAAAGTGGTATTTCTGAGGGGTTTTTGACGGATCAATTCTCCAAAAACAATCCTCCTAAAATTTTAGCATCAAATCTGAGCGACAATTGATGTCAACCctaaaattgctgcaacaacttatgaaaCTAACTGAGCAAGGGAAGGGGGTTTAATGAATTAtgacttacttttttttcccctgtatgCGTTCATATTGCTCAACGCTGCGTTTGTATTCCTCCGACAAGCACTGGCTCTTCTTTGTTAACTGTTTCCTCATACCATAATGACTGGCCTTTAGTTTTTTCATCTCTGTCTGCAGACTGAAACACAAAGCCAGTTTGAGAAACATGGGAGTAAATTAAacataacagtgtgtgtgtgtgtgtgtgtgtgtgtgtgtgtgtgtgtgtgtgtgtgtgtgtgtgtgtgcgtgtttgagtgtttgtctgtgtgtaggAAAAATTGGGCTACCTAACGAGCCTGCTCTTTATATTGTCCAGGTTGATGGTACGTTGTCTTTTCTCATTCTtctggttgattttttttaacgttgTTATCATATTGGTGGCTTTTacctgttgtttttctctttccagAGCCTGCAGAGGCAAGAAAGGGATTAAGGTGACTCGCAAACAACAGACATCAGAAGAAAATGCTGGGTTCATAAGGGGCACTTATTTCATTTAAAGGATAAGCCATTGGGGGTGTCTGTCTTCATATTCGTGCAAACCTGAAATTGTGCATTCAGATCCGTCTGGTAGAGGGTGAATTTATCTGTAGTCTCCAACATCAGATTGTGAATTATCACTTCATACTCCTCCACTTTCTTGCGTCTATGCGCCAGGTTCTCCAGCTAGAAATAGACTAGATATCATTAGATGTACATATAAGACATGGATTAagatgaaagaaagaagaaagttgAGTCTGCATgtgtggctctgtgtgtgtttatttcagtCATCCTCACCTCTTGGTCCCAAATCTTGTTTAAGTGTTGTTCCCATTCAGTCCTGTGTCTTGAAAGTAAGACTTCATTTGCCTGCTGATAAATACTCTACCAACAACACAAGTGCAACCATTAGCAGGACAACAATGGCATAAACAAAGCTGAACAGCCTTTCCCATCTCTAGATTTTGTGCATCCTTGTGTCCTCGCTCCTCTGGTTTGTGAACTGGAAATTGATCTCAACGCTCTATGTTGAAGGAAAATGCAATTCCTTGAATGGATCTCAAGGAGCGAGATGCAACGAGGCTTGCCAGACGTTTTTCAACACTAATGACATTATTCATCTACATTTATTGAGACAAAATACATCCAATTTAAAACACTTGTGAACACAACTTGAGTCTATAATTACCAACACTCCTGGGGCAtgggttgtaataaaaaaaatgtaaaaattaaatagtaaaaggtgaaataaatatcacaatataataatgtaaagcTCACAGTGGTTAAAGCTTACGTTTTAAAcgctatttttatgtttgtttgatttgtatCCTACCTCCATCTGGGCCAGCTCCTCCCTGTAGGCCTTCGTCAGGGTTTTGATCTGGTCCTCCATCCTCTCCATCATCAGGGCCAGCTCCTCTTCCTGCTTCCTCAGGTCCTTTACATAGCGATCATCTCTAACTCTCAGCTCCTGTTCAGACAACACAGAATGTGATCAGAAAGACAGATAAATAgatgatagataaatagatggatagaCGTATAGATTTACCTGTTGCAGTTCATTTAtgagttttttcttgtcttctATGATAGCCACACATAACTGCTGCTGGCTGTTCAGGGCCTCCTGGAGCTCCTGAGGGATCACCTTCTCCTTAGCTACCGACCACCCTCTGGTGATCTCCTCAAATTTTTCCTGGCTGGATTCTGCATCATTCATCAGCTGCTCCAATCTGGACAAACATTGTGGCAAacaggagggaagaggagggtGGTGTGAAAGATGTAGAAAGTAAATTTGTCCATTAGGTTTTTTAAAAGTAAGTTATCCCTGTAGTAAAAGTGTTGGTTGGTAATAAAGATAATAgtgaattttaatatttacCTAACTCTGCGAGCTTCCTCCAGCTCTGTCCTTCGCATCGACTCTTTGGTGTCAGCTGCAGTTTGGATGTTGGTCACTAAAGTTGTTGAATCTCTTAGCAGGTGGATCATCTTCTGAGGAGTGATTAGCTAACACAGGACAGTTTCTTTCTGAGTACATGTCaggaaataataacaataacaatttaataacaataatatgacCCGTAGCTTTTTTTGACTGATACATTTTTGGTAGTCATGGTAAGTATAGTATAATGACAAACAATCCcatgtttatttcatgaaattgtTAAAGCAACAGTATTGCATTCATCAAAGTCCAGCTGGAaaaaaggaatttaaaaaacataatctggtttaaaaagcaaacaaacagcttTATTAACAGGAAAAATTGTTTAAAGGTTGTGGGAACATTAAAAGACccaaggcacttccacattaaaataatagttACACACACTGAAAGGCCAAATGTGTCGCTTCTGGGAACTTTGAATTATAAGCTAATTATCCTACTtataatgtatgtttttggaTGTTGTATTTAGAGGGATTTTATTAatgatttagttatttattgtgttgtttCATTCTTTGCTATCTTTACATCCACAGTGGAAATACTTCAAGTCTTGGAATTAATTGTATTATCTTTGAtatgattttgttttatttgatatcatccttttcacaataaattaactaaaaggAATACTTAATATCAATAGTCCCAACATGataatattgtaataaataGTTTTGTGAGTAATATATTGATTAATGAAATTACTGCAGACAGGACATAGACACAGAAGGGTTTGAGGACCAAACAAACCTcttcactttcttcttcttcttcctcctcctcctcctcttcatcctgaGGCTGGATCTCACAGGTCTCCTCATGGTTCTCCTCATTGGGGTCTTCTTCAGCCTCCTGTGGAGGGACCCTGAAGGTGTACAGTTAGCAGTTGTAATCAAACTAAAATTACAAGCAcgataaaacataaattaacccataaaaacccatggtgacacgggtgtaacaaacattttaaatgttctagaatctcccCATATTcaactttatgcttcacctaaactcattaaatccctaagcgacgtatactcaacaccctggtgtggtggtcatgtgactttaacaagaagagacttctccaaaatgtgtgtgtgactggaaacagaaatgtgaaaaagtagctaatttcaaaaagcttttttttgttactaggctaagttaaaacccatttaacaattctaatccgttaatagggtgtcctgtattgcatttaaccctataaaggtttttttatctattattgaattattattattttgttacttaaaaacaaatctgaaaaataatttgttgttaaacagcactattaatgtcacaattttaatatatgttgtggagatgcagagaaaaaggcaaatttgtgtttctgtaaaaaaaaaaaggtgtcaaatttatttatattaaaataagaaatattataaaaataaataccataaacgcccaatgttaCATAcgtgtcacatcacagatctttgacatttaggggtattaTTAAAAAacccatcataaatgtgttctatgtggtccacttggtctgtggtatgtcccccataattttctttcaatgataaatgggtctgggttcttatgggttaaaaacaaaattgcATTAACGCATAGTTTAATATTAACGTTAGTAGTATATTACAAATAGACCATgcagcattaaaaaatataagtttAACAACTGATGGGCTTACCCTTCGTTGGGCAATCTAAGCTGACTTACCCGTTCTTGGCTTCTTGATTTTCGGACATTACAAAGACACTTCTTCTGGATTCTTATGAAActctttaatattaattaaagaGTATGTTGTTCAAAAGTTACCAACCGAAAATGTTATGTTAAATAATCTATCGATGAAGATAGctaacgttaaaaaaaaagtagcaggtCTGTTCGTTTAGTAAACGTTGCTATGGCGACAGAGGCACCAGAGTGATACGTGTTGCCTTCAGGTCTTCAGGACTTTCGATAACtcggaaaaaaaattgaaaaaaacaacctgtttttataaatagaagaaacgattttccttttgttttgccAGCGACGCTATCTGGCCCCCGACCCTTGCACGTTTTAATGCAGAATATCGTTGTTTTTTTCTAGAgtcataatataatacatatatacgTTTTTACGTTGCGTTGTATCTTAAATTTATCAATATTTATTTCCCCATATTACTTTCTCATACtttcttaaaaatgtcaaaattctataaacaatggcttcaataacagatcttttttttttttttttacattaacacagaataatgcacaataaaaataaaataaaattactgaccttttttttttttacatgcagttGAATGTGCCATGTCTCCATCAATCTACTTCTACAATATCTATTGGCCATAAAATTATAGAATCCACAAAACATTCTTTAATTATTAAAGGGCATGTTGTTGCATAACAGCATGACCCAAAAGTAACAGCCGTAATTCTAAAATTTTtaatggggggtgggggggacgGGACCCCAAGTTGCTGATCCCCCAGCACAGAACAGGGCAGAACAGGGACTCTGAGTCACTCTGACACATATACAACTGTGAATATGTGGGCTATTGAAATATACAGCAAAATATAGTTGAGTCGTAGCAATGCAAAGAGAGTAAAACACTGATAGATAAGGATCATTAATCATACATGGCTTGgtgctgccatctagtggcatTGTAAGCTTTAAACCTCACTGTCTGCACAGCTCCAATACTATCTGTTTTCATTCAGTTATTGGCAATTTATTGCTAAGGCTCTATGATGACTGTTAAGGCAattaagacacacaaaaaagcagtggtgaaagaagaactcagatcctttacttaagtttCAAAACAGCACAGCTTATgttcaaaattaacaacaacatgctgcctgactgtattcagaaaatgttcaatctaAGACAAAGCCATTACAATTTCAGAggggtgtgtatatttatacagttaaaaaccagaaccaacaccaaattacgatgcaccacggtaacagctgttaatttatggaacaaattggagaatgacttaaaaacatgcaataccattaacttattttaaaaagtacttaaaaacaggatgattaatttatataagttatGTTAGTAATGAGTGGTAACACGTGCTATGCTGCtgctattttgttttgtttttattaataaataacagactaacttgagttgtaacagggtaggtgtaataagctatgcttcagcctacgtcttttcggtccaaatgtctattatcaattttctttctctgcttacttattgtttactttgatcaatgttttttttctggtttgttacttttcttttaatgacatgtattgaccgaaataaacgaaacgaaacgaaacaaAGTTAAAATATACAGATCAAACAGTCGACTCCATTCCAAATGATTCTTATGGTAAAGTAGGCTATATAGTTATTATCAGCAAAATATACTAAAGTAACAGGAAGTAAATGaagtcattatgcagaatggttcCTTTCGGTGTTAATTCATAGAAaactttattattgttttttcttttttgtcttgttttttccgTTTATCACTAATTAATACACGTGAGagcatttaaatgttgtgtttaggTCTTTATTGTACTTGGTAGAGTAATAGTATAGCACTATAGTAGCAGTATATCACATAAAACTGTTTTGGTAAAAAGGTAACTAGTAAAGCTTTAAAGTAAAAGTGATATAAAAAAGTACACTTTCCCCTAGATTTAGTAGAGTagaagtagcataaaatggaaattcttAAGTAAAGTCAAGGtatgtcaaaattgtacttaagtatagtacttgagttATTATACCCAACTACATTCCATcactgcaaaaacaacaacaacaccttaGCAAATAACATTTTTGATTATGTTTACAGTGGGGAAAAGGTATCATGAAGCATGAAATGTATAATTACATGTAAGGGCTTTAATAGTGcccttctttaaaaaaaaaaaaaaaaagttacatgttTATGAGCTGTACCTGTAATGTTATATTCAGGAATTGACTGTAGGTGGCGCTACTGTCTTGTGATTAAAATTCTACTCAGCTTCCACAACCTAATATCCTCAAAACGCTTCATTGTAAAACAAGAAGCATGTATCAAACACATGCAGGTTTAGCaacctttctctctcacactcacacgcaccaaatccagactttcTAATTCATGCACACACCCCACACAAATGATAACTGTCTTATCAAGCTGATGGCAAGATGGGTCCTCTCTGCTTGTTCTCACAAACAAACCCCACACATGGGTCAGACGTTCCTGCCCTCAGGAGTGCCCCCCTGCCCTTCCTGCCTGTTGGCAGCTCTCGCGCTCGCCCTCACCCCCCGGGGGCACCTCTTCGCTCTTTTGGCCTCAAGTGGCCTCAGTTGCTGCTGAGCCACAAGGGATGTAAGTCAGCCAGCAAAGGTTTCTGACATATGATCCAGCATCTGTGATGTCACCAACAGCTGACTTGTCATAAGACCTTTGTGAAAGAGGGGATGAATGAGGAGAAGGTCTTATTCTCAACAGACCCTTAGCTTGAACGCTGAGTGCTTTTGCATCAAGCTGCAGAGATTACAAACTGAATGACTGCCATTAAAGAGTGATTCTATAATCTATTATAATACCATAAGCTAGGGATTGAAAGACTTTGACCCCACTCGCAGGTGTATAATAAGCCCCATTCACCCTGCATATGCTCTGTGAGAgagggtgcatgtgtgtgtgtctgctaaTTCCTACCCCCAGGGGCATATGTTTACTCCTTCTTCAACAAAGCATCATATTCATTGCTCAGGGGTTGAGAGGTGCATAATCTAAGCCTGACCTTCAGCCAGTTAACTAACTGACAGCTTAGAGTGTTGCTGGTTGGAGAGGGGTTGCATAACAACTTAAGTCCCGACTAACAGTTTCTTAATATTGCAATAACGAACGGACACATTTGCCGCTTCGTAACAGGGGGCTGAACTGTAAAGACAAACGGAAGAGTGGAGGATGGTTGCAGAGGATAGCAGAGAATTCAAAGGCATTTAGTCTAGAGGAGGCCGTGACCTTGTCAAAGAACAAAACAGTCATTTAACAAGAATTAGATTTGACGAATGAAAAAGGAAGGCCAGATTCAGAAACAACATGAAGAGCACCGCCCTCAAATATGAAATGAAGTGGCCTTGTCTCAAGGTAACTTGTGCAAAGAGaagtatgtttttttccatctgcTGGAGCATCTATTGCAAACAGACAGTTTTTCTTCCCAACATAACACTGCACAAGTTCAACctttaaatattaaaagagAGTGAGGGGCATTGATGCAGATCTGCAGAGACAAAGAGGCTATTACAGGGGAAAAAGACACTATTCATTTGTTGCCTTCATATTCAATAAAATGATCTCAAGGTCTGTACAGTGGAGGCCACTTGCCAGTCTCTTACAGTCTTTATTTCTCATCATACAAGGTCTGAGTAAATGTTTGTGTCATCATTCAGCATCAACAATCCTCAGTTTGAGCTTCAGCCATCAAACATTCCTGCTTTATTCCCTCCTCGGCTTTAAAGAAGTCAACCAGAGGTCACATATTACAGCTGAGAGCTcagaggaaaacattttttactgtcCATGagtatttttcaattaaaagtCTGTCACGTGATTGATTATTTGGTTTCATTTAGACACAGTGATTTGATCTAACATGTGCTCGATCTAAGGAGGATTTTAGATGATGAATAACTCGACtttatttgtagaaattaatCAATTAAGAGTTGCATTTATTGAAGCTGTTGGAATTTCTTTTTGGAATAGACTTAGGGGTTTTATAGCATGTGTCTTTGAGATCAAATACAGTCTGGATTTATGACATTTACATTGTTAATTACCCCATAAAACTATGAATGGTCTTCTAAGGGCCTTTTACTTGATCTGgtaaatgtttaaaacatattttagtgttATGACCTCATTGGAAAGGGCTGATACTCAGCTGTCTTCTTGAGTAACTTATTCAAATGTTTAAAGTATACGACACAACCAAATACACATTATGCACAAGGCAACAATATTGGTATcgaacatacattaaaaaaaaaaattatagttaTTGTTAATTGATGTATGTGATGGAAATTTGCCTTTCTAAATAAAAAGAGcattataaaaaaatagttattgtTCAAAGTCAGCTGCAGAGattgaagaagaaagaaagacaagggaactcttttttttttacattagaaGAAACAGTTAGTTTAAAGCACTTTGGAAAACTATAAGCAAGTAATTTATTCTTATTGTTGCTATTACAATTGAGCGTCAATATGCTGTGATTTAAACTATATTTGTGCTTTTCCTTATGGTTTCTTAAGATGAACTTCTAAATATGATTATTTGTAGAGATACAGTAAattcaaaaacatcaaaacatccACCGTAAAGCCATGAAAGAACAAAACATGGTTGTTGCGTTATGAAAAGAATCATACCACTTTCTTTAACTGACCTCCAAATCTAATTTATCTAACTTATATTATGGGCTGCAGTGCTGACAAACTGTCAAAGAATAGCTTGTAAAGACTTTTTTTGAAGTTAGTGTTGACTTCCATTCTTGTCTtgttcattgtgttgaatttgGCAAATCTAATACAACTGCAAAAtgggatttattattattattattattattattattattgttattattattattatcagagaATCCTGGAAGTGTTTGTTTAGTTGAAGACAGAAGATTACTCACTTTGCCTTCCAAAATGGTCCATTTCACTTATCTCTGATCttattaaagacaaaacattttcagaatttgttcattttgctgGATTATTACATTTATGGCTACTGCATATAAATGAAGCTACACTACTCACTACTTTGCTCCGACATCTAAACTAAAGATTAATTTCTACCCATTTTGAGTTAGATTAACATGCAATAACTGCAATAATCATGTGTGCATAAACTGTTCATTCTAGTCGTCATTTTCCATCAATACTAAGCATTAATCCATCAGAGAACTGGAGCAAGCAGTCGAGATCAGGATATGAGTCAGtttacaaaatcatattaatttcTTACACATAAACTGTAACACTTACTGTAATACTTTTCTCATAGTCATTTTTTCTTATCAAAGCTTTTTGTGAGTGGATTAGGTGTACAATAATTATACGTGGCATTAGGCCATGATTACtgctggattgtattttttttgctgcGCTGCAGTCAGTTCAGTGAGAGGGTAAGTCAGCTGCCTTCATCACGGCATTGGATCATAAACTGTGGCCAATGAAATAGTCACAATGTGGCCCATATCAAACAATAAATgcagctttggataaaagtgtgcACACTTGACACCTCAGCTACAATGAAATATGTTCTTTTTGCAGGTAACTAAAACTCTTTTACACAgcgaaataaaaaaagagagccTAAAGCCGACAAATAACAAAATTTGCCTCTCTTTCAAGGTGAAATATGAAGGACCAAACATGAGGAAATATAGCCTGTTAATGCTCAATCATCAAGAAAATACTGGATTTTGTGTCAGATTAATCCAGATTATGACTCAAATTTACTCACTCTGCACTTTACAGCCCCAACCAAAGTCTTTGCATTAGGTTGTAAGTCCTATACTTTGGGTTTTGAGTCCCAAACAAGTCATAAAGTACTCTTCACATGAACAATTTAAAATCAACTAGAGCCAACTAACTACTactggggtggacatggaggtggtgccaagttataagtatctaggtgtatacctggataataagttagactggtccctaaacacagacactctccacaaaaaggggcagagccgtctctttttcttaaggaagctcagatcttttgacatctgtagtaagatgctgcagatgttttatcagtctgtggtggtagtgtgttgttttatgctgcagtctgctggggaggcagcatcagacacagagatgcaaggcggttggacagactggtctaaagagttggttctgtggttggagccaggttggacacactggaggaggtggtggagagatgacctgtcaagatgttcgaggccatcttgaaatacccagatcatctgctacacaaaacctttatggaccaaaaaaacagcagtggacggctcctctctctccgctgcaggacggagagattcaaaagatccttcgctcctacagccatcaggctgtctcattctaacagactTAACAGACTacctgaattt is a window from the Centropristis striata isolate RG_2023a ecotype Rhode Island chromosome 18, C.striata_1.0, whole genome shotgun sequence genome containing:
- the drc1 gene encoding dynein regulatory complex protein 1 isoform X2, translating into MSENQEAKNGVPPQEAEEDPNEENHEETCEIQPQDEEEEEEEEEEESEELITPQKMIHLLRDSTTLVTNIQTAADTKESMRRTELEEARRVRLEQLMNDAESSQEKFEEITRGWSVAKEKVIPQELQEALNSQQQLCVAIIEDKKKLINELQQELRVRDDRYVKDLRKQEEELALMMERMEDQIKTLTKAYREELAQMESIYQQANEVLLSRHRTEWEQHLNKIWDQELENLAHRRKKVEEYEVIIHNLMLETTDKFTLYQTDLNAQFQALEREKQQVKATNMITTLKKINQKNEKRQRTINLDNIKSRLVSLQTEMKKLKASHYGMRKQLTKKSQCLSEEYKRSVEQYERIQGKKKHLAVANARKFEQMWLTIDEEVKQLVDRVLVIDSQICRSLGLTWQRPPMPFMELSGPIQPQKQPEGPACRAASQQFDNGQASQWSPMRLDLSVRPKVEDNAERKDVEMYKDGTSVQSESGAEVEEGRTETLKKVMELLCDEAGYLVEDKLLNLLAPLEEEEQTLLKLASLLSTFNIEVEDVPSLAEFLLKYAHKQREQTEDVCVDSGESNKNAEEVETHLTSELIDRNQILPVLKSFLELRAS
- the drc1 gene encoding dynein regulatory complex protein 1 isoform X1, which encodes MSENQEAKNGVPPQEAEEDPNEENHEETCEIQPQDEEEEEEEEEEESEELITPQKMIHLLRDSTTLVTNIQTAADTKESMRRTELEEARRVRLEQLMNDAESSQEKFEEITRGWSVAKEKVIPQELQEALNSQQQLCVAIIEDKKKLINELQQELRVRDDRYVKDLRKQEEELALMMERMEDQIKTLTKAYREELAQMESIYQQANEVLLSRHRTEWEQHLNKIWDQELENLAHRRKKVEEYEVIIHNLMLETTDKFTLYQTDLNAQFQALEREKQQVKATNMITTLKKINQKNEKRQRTINLDNIKSRLVSLQTEMKKLKASHYGMRKQLTKKSQCLSEEYKRSVEQYERIQGKKKHLAVANARKFEQMWLTIDEEVKQLVDRVLVIDSQICRSLGLTWQRPPMPFMELSGPIQPQKQPEGPACRAASQQFDNGQASQWSPMRLDLSVRPKVEDNAERKDVEMYKDGTSVQSESGAEVEEGRTETLKKVMELLCDEAGYLVEDKLLNLLAPLEEEEQTLLKLASLLSTFNIEVEDVPSLAEFLLKYAHKQREQTEDVCVDSGESNKNAEEVETHLTSELIDRNQILPVLKSFLEQHMQSRESSACKQQSFHVQTRDTSEDKAYWESMGNIISDDKLKLWDAAEGKLKQKLTVLTEISELIPEIQGLKQQNTELRMLLQLNLKS